The Saccharopolyspora gloriosae genome window below encodes:
- a CDS encoding protocatechuate dioxygenase: MSRRSVFAGVGSIGLGTLLAACGSQAGGSTTVTTSTGESASVTPQTATEAADLFAGTNTCTLTPDTTQGPYYFDADKIRSDIREDRQGVRLRLALKVQDSETCAALPGAVVEIWHCDAAGLYSGAEDQSSGGGGTPPGPPPGGGDRPPGGGDQDLVPTDDERYLRGAQVSNAEGVVEFTTIWPGWYRGRTVHVHVMVHVSNERVLTSQLMFDEKLNSAVFSQQPYAAHTGRDTFNDGDSIFEEAMLLKVVPDGDGHLASIVLSADSDRDGT; the protein is encoded by the coding sequence GTGAGCAGGCGCTCCGTGTTCGCCGGGGTCGGTTCCATCGGGTTGGGCACGTTGCTCGCCGCGTGCGGATCGCAGGCGGGCGGCAGCACGACCGTCACCACCTCCACCGGGGAGAGCGCATCGGTCACGCCGCAGACCGCCACCGAGGCCGCGGACCTGTTCGCCGGCACCAACACCTGCACCCTCACCCCCGACACCACCCAGGGCCCGTACTACTTCGACGCCGACAAGATCCGCAGCGACATCCGCGAGGACCGGCAGGGCGTGCGGCTGCGGCTCGCGCTGAAGGTGCAGGACAGCGAGACGTGCGCGGCGCTGCCCGGAGCCGTCGTGGAGATCTGGCACTGCGATGCGGCCGGGCTCTACTCCGGCGCCGAGGACCAGTCCTCCGGTGGCGGCGGCACCCCGCCCGGACCGCCGCCCGGCGGTGGTGACCGGCCTCCCGGCGGGGGCGATCAGGACCTGGTGCCCACCGACGACGAGCGCTACCTGCGCGGAGCCCAGGTCAGCAACGCCGAGGGCGTCGTCGAGTTCACCACCATCTGGCCCGGCTGGTACCGGGGCCGCACCGTGCACGTCCACGTGATGGTCCACGTCAGCAACGAGCGGGTGCTGACCAGCCAGCTCATGTTCGACGAGAAGCTCAACTCGGCGGTGTTCTCCCAGCAGCCCTACGCCGCGCACACCGGGCGGGACACGTTCAACGACGGCGACTCGATCTTCGAGGAGGCCATGCTGCTCAAGGTCGTCCCCGACGGCGACGGGCACCTCGCCTCGATCGTGCTCTCCGCCGACTCCGACCGCGACGGCACCTGA
- the smc gene encoding chromosome segregation protein SMC, with the protein MHLKSLTLKGFKSFASATTLRFEPGITCVVGPNGSGKSNVLDALRWVMGEQGAKDLRGGKMEDVIFAGTSGRAPLGRAEVTLTIDNADGALPIEYTEVSITRRMYRDGASEYEINGNGCRLMDVQELLSDSGIGREMHVIVGQGQLASILQAKPDEHRRLVEEAAGVLKHRKRKEKALRKLDAMQANLTRLTDLTGELRRQLKPLGKQAEIARKAQTVQADLRDARLRLIADDLLSSRAELARDQADQEEAKTKRAEVERGLQFAQSEEKGLEEKVAADAPRLNRAQDTWYRLSALEERLHGTLRLAAERHKHLTAQNTEQRSGRDPDQLDAEAEEAAEQEIELREEVERARETLGDVVRRRSELESQLKEAEREHMAAVRAIADRREGVARLSGQVESMRSKAGATSDELERLSTSLAESQERAEVAESAFADAEAESGGQESDDAGLHDRQANAAAARDAARSRVEELVKAERTAEREIASWQARVEALSMGLNRKDGAGALLAAGDKVPGLLGSVAALLTVDAGAEAALAAALGAVADAVAVTGVDDAVSALELLKTDAAGKAGVLVGGTAQADRSSWPTLPDGARWAADLVRAPDGLRAAVTTALDRMAVVDDLPAARAVVRAHPEVRAVTRDGDVLGGHWATGGSDDGQSVIEVQAAVAEAEQEHAAAGRRLEQHSAALEGARAEEQARRDEVRVVQEQINEAKVAAARSSERVSSLRKAAQSATAEVERVRQQRAKVEQSREQALSSLAELEERLAAVKNEQEEQAEPDTELRDRLGGELGTLRQEEMDARLGQRTAEERARAVQGRADQLRRAARQEREARARAEAARQARERGARVAKAVIDGAETALERIAASLRAATEERDTAQALQSEHEQALGAVRARVRELSGELEKLTDAVHRDEVVRAEQRLRIEQLESKIIEDFGIGLDDLAEEYGPTVPVPPSPAEVAEYEAAKERGEEVTMPPSVPYDRGTQERRAKRAEKDLSLLGKVNPLALEEYAALEERYRFLSTQLEDIKSTRRDLLDVVKEVDEKILEVFQSAFHDVAAEFEKVFSVLFPGGDGRLVLTDPDDMLTTGIEVEARPPGKKVKRLSLLSGGEKSLTAVAMLVSIFRARPSPFYVLDEVEAALDDTNLRRLIILLDQLRSTSQLLIITHQKPTMEIADALYGVSMRGDGITTVISQRLRGSKGKASGEGPAPEAVADGEVPVDAAATSAQEEPVPGAAVAADAPVGDGAPVEGDARVGDGAPAGDGDAPDGPATG; encoded by the coding sequence GTGCACTTGAAGAGCCTGACGCTCAAAGGGTTCAAATCCTTCGCCTCGGCCACCACGCTGCGCTTCGAACCCGGCATCACCTGCGTGGTCGGGCCCAACGGCTCCGGCAAGTCCAACGTGCTCGACGCGCTGCGCTGGGTGATGGGCGAGCAGGGGGCCAAGGACCTGCGCGGCGGCAAGATGGAGGACGTCATCTTCGCCGGCACCTCCGGCCGCGCCCCGCTGGGCCGCGCCGAGGTCACGCTCACCATCGACAACGCCGACGGCGCGCTGCCCATCGAGTACACCGAAGTCTCGATCACCCGCCGGATGTACCGCGACGGCGCCAGCGAGTACGAGATCAACGGCAACGGCTGCCGCCTGATGGACGTGCAGGAACTGCTGTCGGACTCCGGCATCGGCCGCGAGATGCACGTCATCGTCGGCCAGGGCCAGCTCGCGTCGATCCTGCAGGCCAAGCCCGACGAGCACCGCAGGCTCGTCGAAGAGGCCGCGGGCGTGCTCAAGCACCGCAAGCGCAAGGAAAAGGCGCTGCGCAAGCTCGACGCGATGCAGGCCAACCTGACGCGGTTGACCGACCTCACCGGCGAGCTGCGCCGCCAGCTCAAACCGCTCGGCAAGCAGGCCGAGATCGCGCGCAAGGCGCAGACCGTGCAGGCCGACCTGCGGGACGCGCGGCTGCGGCTGATCGCCGACGACCTGCTGTCCTCCCGCGCCGAACTGGCCCGCGACCAGGCCGACCAGGAAGAGGCCAAGACCAAGCGCGCCGAGGTCGAACGCGGCCTGCAGTTCGCCCAGTCCGAGGAGAAGGGGCTGGAGGAGAAGGTCGCCGCCGACGCGCCGCGCCTCAACCGCGCGCAGGACACCTGGTACCGCCTGTCCGCGCTGGAAGAGCGGCTGCACGGCACGCTGCGGCTCGCCGCCGAACGGCACAAGCACCTCACCGCGCAGAACACCGAGCAGCGCAGCGGGCGCGACCCCGACCAGCTCGACGCCGAAGCGGAAGAGGCCGCCGAGCAGGAGATCGAGCTGCGCGAAGAGGTCGAGCGCGCCCGCGAGACCCTCGGCGACGTGGTGCGGCGGCGTTCCGAGCTGGAATCGCAGCTCAAGGAGGCCGAACGCGAGCACATGGCCGCGGTCCGCGCCATCGCCGACCGGCGCGAGGGCGTCGCGCGGCTGTCCGGCCAGGTCGAGTCGATGCGCAGCAAGGCGGGCGCCACCTCCGACGAGCTGGAACGGCTGTCGACGTCGCTGGCCGAATCGCAGGAGCGCGCCGAGGTCGCCGAATCCGCGTTCGCCGACGCCGAAGCCGAAAGCGGCGGGCAGGAATCCGACGACGCCGGGCTGCACGACCGCCAGGCCAACGCAGCCGCGGCCAGGGACGCCGCCCGCTCCCGCGTCGAGGAACTGGTCAAGGCCGAGCGGACCGCGGAACGCGAGATCGCGTCCTGGCAGGCTCGCGTCGAAGCGCTGTCGATGGGCCTCAACCGCAAGGACGGCGCCGGTGCGCTGCTGGCCGCGGGCGACAAGGTGCCGGGCCTGCTCGGATCGGTCGCCGCGCTGCTGACCGTGGACGCCGGGGCGGAGGCCGCGCTGGCCGCCGCGCTCGGTGCCGTCGCCGACGCGGTGGCGGTCACCGGAGTCGACGACGCGGTCAGCGCGCTCGAACTGCTCAAGACCGACGCGGCGGGCAAAGCCGGGGTGCTGGTCGGCGGCACCGCGCAAGCCGACCGGTCGAGCTGGCCGACGCTGCCGGACGGGGCGCGCTGGGCGGCCGACCTGGTGCGCGCACCGGACGGGCTGCGCGCCGCGGTGACCACGGCGCTGGACCGGATGGCGGTCGTCGACGACCTCCCCGCCGCCCGCGCGGTCGTGCGCGCGCACCCCGAGGTGCGGGCCGTGACGCGCGACGGCGACGTGCTCGGCGGGCACTGGGCGACCGGTGGCTCCGACGACGGCCAGAGCGTCATCGAGGTGCAGGCCGCGGTCGCCGAAGCCGAGCAGGAGCACGCCGCCGCCGGACGCCGCCTGGAGCAGCACTCCGCCGCGCTCGAAGGCGCCCGCGCCGAGGAACAGGCCCGCCGCGACGAGGTACGCGTCGTGCAGGAGCAGATCAACGAGGCCAAGGTCGCCGCGGCCCGCAGCTCCGAACGCGTCTCCAGCCTGCGTAAAGCAGCCCAGTCGGCGACCGCCGAGGTGGAGCGGGTGCGCCAGCAGCGCGCGAAGGTCGAGCAGTCCCGCGAGCAGGCGCTGTCCTCGCTGGCGGAACTGGAGGAGCGGCTGGCCGCCGTCAAGAACGAGCAGGAGGAGCAGGCCGAACCGGACACCGAGCTGCGCGACCGGCTCGGCGGCGAACTCGGCACGCTGCGCCAGGAGGAGATGGACGCCCGCCTCGGCCAGCGCACCGCCGAGGAACGCGCCCGAGCGGTGCAGGGCCGCGCCGACCAGCTGCGCCGCGCCGCCCGCCAGGAGCGCGAGGCCCGCGCCCGCGCGGAAGCGGCCCGCCAGGCCAGGGAACGCGGCGCCCGCGTCGCGAAGGCCGTGATCGACGGCGCCGAGACCGCCCTGGAGCGGATCGCCGCCTCGCTGCGCGCGGCCACCGAGGAGCGCGACACCGCGCAGGCGCTGCAGAGCGAGCACGAGCAGGCGCTCGGCGCGGTGCGCGCGCGGGTGCGGGAACTCAGCGGCGAGCTGGAGAAGCTCACCGACGCGGTGCACCGGGACGAAGTGGTGCGCGCCGAGCAGCGGCTGCGCATCGAACAGCTCGAATCGAAGATCATCGAAGATTTCGGGATCGGCCTCGACGACCTCGCCGAGGAGTACGGCCCGACGGTGCCCGTGCCGCCGAGCCCCGCCGAAGTCGCCGAGTACGAGGCGGCGAAGGAACGCGGCGAGGAAGTCACCATGCCGCCCTCGGTGCCCTACGACCGCGGCACCCAGGAACGCCGCGCCAAGCGCGCCGAGAAGGACCTGTCGCTGCTGGGGAAGGTCAACCCGCTGGCGCTGGAGGAGTACGCGGCGCTGGAGGAGCGCTACCGGTTCCTGTCCACGCAGCTGGAGGACATCAAGTCCACCCGCCGCGACCTGCTGGACGTCGTGAAGGAGGTCGACGAGAAGATCCTGGAGGTCTTCCAGTCCGCTTTCCACGACGTGGCCGCCGAATTCGAGAAGGTCTTCTCGGTGCTGTTCCCCGGCGGTGACGGCCGCCTGGTGCTCACCGACCCGGACGACATGCTCACCACCGGCATCGAAGTGGAGGCGCGTCCGCCGGGCAAGAAGGTCAAGCGCCTGTCGCTGCTGTCCGGCGGGGAGAAGTCGCTGACCGCCGTCGCCATGCTGGTGTCGATCTTCCGGGCGCGGCCGTCGCCGTTCTACGTGCTCGACGAGGTGGAGGCCGCGCTCGACGACACCAACCTGCGGCGGCTGATCATCCTGCTCGACCAGCTGCGCAGCACCTCGCAGCTGCTGATCATCACGCACCAGAAGCCGACGATGGAGATCGCCGACGCGCTCTACGGCGTGAGCATGCGCGGCGACGGCATCACCACGGTCATCTCGCAGCGGCTGCGCGGGTCGAAGGGCAAGGCCTCCGGGGAAGGCCCCGCGCCGGAAGCGGTCGCCGACGGCGAGGTTCCGGTGGACGCGGCGGCGACGTCGGCCCAGGAGGAACCGGTTCCCGGCGCCGCGGTCGCGGCCGACGCTCCGGTCGGGGACGGCGCTCCGGTCGAGGGCGACGCTCGGGTCGGGGACGGCGCTCCGGCCGGGGACGGCGACGCGCCGGACGGTCCGGCCACCGGCTGA
- a CDS encoding acylphosphatase produces the protein MSDTDDTGPADSANTEQARLTAWVHGHVQGVGFRWWTRARALELGLVGSATNLPARRVEVVAEGPRAACERLLAALRSTDTPGQVDHVAEQWSAPKGDRTGFVER, from the coding sequence GTGAGCGACACCGACGACACCGGCCCGGCCGACTCCGCGAACACCGAGCAGGCCCGCTTGACCGCCTGGGTGCACGGGCACGTGCAGGGCGTCGGGTTCCGCTGGTGGACCCGAGCGCGCGCCTTGGAGCTCGGCCTGGTCGGCAGCGCCACGAACCTGCCCGCCCGCCGCGTCGAGGTCGTCGCCGAGGGCCCGCGCGCCGCCTGCGAACGGCTCCTCGCCGCGCTGCGCTCCACCGACACCCCCGGCCAGGTCGATCACGTCGCCGAGCAGTGGTCGGCCCCCAAGGGCGACCGCACGGGATTCGTCGAACGCTGA
- a CDS encoding NBR1-Ig-like domain-containing protein, whose translation MSESEVSPAAGGKRGRKQSRPDPADGPVAAFAYRLCELKESAGDPSYDRMRGDFGAAASKSALSSAARGQDLPSWETSWEFVRSLAVGVLAQDSETVRREWLRRWEHARAAAEQPPVPEETPAQPEATVPPVRPDEEPDPDSGSAGARRRGWILAGTGLAVVLVAVALSAYLLSGPERPIPSDASLMVRETIEDGTPIAAGTSFVKSWEMMNVGRVPWTGRYLEQTGERIGDAECTAPERVWIRDTPPGERVWITVPVLAGDKTGQCKLPWKMVDENGDLFFPDQALRPVFFDITVTPAEN comes from the coding sequence ATGAGCGAATCAGAGGTGAGCCCCGCGGCCGGTGGCAAGCGGGGCCGCAAGCAGTCGCGGCCCGACCCGGCCGACGGCCCGGTCGCCGCGTTCGCCTATCGGCTGTGCGAGCTCAAGGAGTCCGCGGGCGATCCGTCCTACGACCGGATGCGCGGCGACTTCGGCGCCGCCGCCTCGAAGTCGGCGCTGTCCTCGGCGGCGCGCGGCCAGGACCTGCCGTCGTGGGAGACGTCCTGGGAGTTCGTGCGGAGCCTGGCGGTCGGAGTCCTCGCCCAGGACTCCGAGACGGTCCGCCGGGAGTGGCTGCGGCGGTGGGAGCACGCCCGCGCGGCGGCCGAGCAGCCACCCGTCCCGGAGGAGACCCCGGCACAACCCGAGGCGACGGTTCCCCCGGTGCGACCGGACGAGGAGCCCGATCCGGACTCCGGATCGGCAGGCGCGCGCCGCCGCGGCTGGATCTTGGCGGGCACGGGGCTCGCGGTCGTGCTGGTGGCGGTCGCGTTGAGCGCGTACCTGCTGTCCGGCCCGGAGCGGCCGATTCCCAGCGACGCGTCGCTGATGGTGCGCGAGACGATCGAGGACGGCACCCCGATCGCCGCGGGAACGAGCTTCGTGAAGTCCTGGGAGATGATGAACGTGGGCCGCGTCCCGTGGACCGGCCGCTACCTGGAGCAGACCGGTGAGCGGATCGGCGACGCCGAGTGCACCGCGCCGGAACGCGTGTGGATTCGCGACACTCCGCCGGGAGAACGGGTCTGGATCACCGTTCCGGTGCTGGCGGGCGACAAGACCGGACAATGCAAGCTCCCGTGGAAGATGGTGGACGAGAACGGTGATCTGTTCTTCCCGGATCAGGCGTTGCGGCCCGTTTTCTTCGACATCACGGTGACTCCGGCGGAGAACTGA
- a CDS encoding nucleoside/nucleotide kinase family protein, producing the protein MSIDELVRRARALAEGGTRRILGITGAPGAGKGTVADALLAELGSAAVLVPMDGFHLAEAELRRLGRRDRKGAPDTFDAAGYVALLRRIREQDSETVYAPEFHREVEESYSGSIAIDPATPLVITEGNYLLLDVPPWNQVRELLDESWFLAPDDDERLSRLIARHERYGRSRDEARRWVLRSDERNAEVVAPTRAHADLLVRGDPA; encoded by the coding sequence GTGAGCATCGACGAACTCGTCCGCCGCGCCCGCGCCCTCGCCGAGGGCGGAACGCGGCGCATCCTCGGCATCACCGGAGCCCCCGGAGCGGGCAAGGGCACCGTCGCCGACGCGCTGCTCGCCGAACTGGGCTCGGCCGCCGTGCTGGTGCCGATGGACGGATTCCACCTCGCCGAAGCCGAATTGCGGCGGCTCGGCCGCCGGGACCGGAAAGGGGCGCCGGACACCTTCGACGCCGCCGGATACGTGGCGCTGCTGCGGCGAATCCGGGAGCAGGACTCGGAGACGGTGTACGCGCCCGAATTCCACCGCGAAGTCGAAGAATCCTATTCCGGCTCCATCGCGATCGATCCGGCGACACCGCTGGTGATCACCGAAGGCAATTATCTGCTGCTCGACGTGCCGCCGTGGAACCAGGTCCGGGAATTACTCGACGAATCGTGGTTCCTCGCACCCGACGACGACGAACGCCTCTCCCGGCTCATCGCGCGCCACGAGCGGTACGGCCGATCGAGGGACGAGGCGCGGCGGTGGGTGCTGCGCAGCGACGAGCGCAACGCGGAGGTCGTCGCACCCACCCGCGCGCACGCCGACCTGCTGGTGCGCGGCGACCCGGCTTGA
- a CDS encoding sugar porter family MFS transporter produces the protein MSSAPPTPGRGRGAVLGASTIAALGGLLFGYDTGVISAALLYIAPAFGLDDGMQQVVVASLLLGAIAGAVGGGRVVDGLGRKRTLLLVSVVFTVGALLSALAMNVAVLIVARVVLGVAIGASSLVVPTYIAEIAPPALRGRLVSMNQLMITIGIFVSYLVGYAFAESGGWRWMLGLAAVPSLLMLAGLFGLSESPRWLLSRGRTEQARAALLRTRTPDEAEAELVEISEAMREENAFSYRDLFRPRLRPAVLLGVAVAATNQLVGVNAVIYYAPTILKQAGLGDSAAILSSVGIGATNMVFTAIALLLIDRVGRRPLLIGGTSVVIVVLFGLGALYLLPSVQGLGTLLTVGLMLYEAAFAASLGLAIWLINSEVFPTAVRGKASSVGTVTHWGLDFAISISVLTLINAFTATGLFWIYGVLGIIGLSYLYRKLPETKGRSLEDIETSLRGGKNA, from the coding sequence ATGAGTTCCGCACCACCCACCCCGGGGCGAGGACGCGGCGCCGTCCTCGGCGCCTCCACCATCGCCGCGCTCGGCGGGCTGCTGTTCGGCTACGACACCGGAGTCATCTCCGCCGCGCTGCTCTACATCGCGCCCGCCTTCGGGCTCGACGACGGGATGCAGCAGGTCGTGGTGGCCTCGCTGCTGCTCGGCGCCATCGCCGGTGCCGTCGGCGGCGGACGGGTCGTGGACGGGCTCGGGCGCAAGCGGACCCTGCTGCTGGTGTCGGTGGTGTTCACCGTCGGCGCGCTGCTCTCGGCACTGGCGATGAACGTGGCCGTGCTGATCGTGGCGCGCGTCGTGCTCGGCGTCGCCATCGGGGCGAGCTCGCTGGTCGTGCCGACCTACATCGCCGAGATCGCGCCGCCCGCGCTGCGCGGCCGGCTGGTGTCCATGAACCAGCTCATGATCACCATCGGGATCTTCGTGTCCTACCTGGTCGGCTACGCCTTCGCCGAGAGCGGGGGCTGGCGGTGGATGCTGGGGCTCGCCGCCGTGCCGTCGCTGCTGATGCTCGCCGGGCTGTTCGGCCTCAGCGAGAGCCCCCGGTGGCTGCTCTCGCGCGGTCGCACCGAACAGGCCCGCGCCGCGCTGCTGCGCACCCGCACCCCGGACGAGGCCGAAGCGGAACTCGTCGAGATCAGCGAGGCGATGCGCGAGGAGAACGCGTTCTCCTACCGCGACCTGTTCCGGCCCCGGCTGCGCCCGGCCGTGCTGCTCGGCGTCGCCGTCGCCGCCACCAACCAGCTCGTCGGCGTCAACGCCGTCATCTACTACGCGCCCACCATCCTCAAGCAGGCCGGGCTCGGCGACTCAGCGGCGATCCTGTCCTCGGTGGGCATCGGCGCCACGAACATGGTGTTCACCGCGATCGCCCTGCTGCTCATCGACCGGGTCGGCAGGCGACCGCTGCTCATCGGCGGCACCAGCGTCGTCATCGTCGTGCTGTTCGGGCTCGGCGCGCTGTACCTGCTGCCCAGCGTGCAGGGGCTCGGGACGCTGCTCACGGTGGGGCTGATGCTCTACGAGGCGGCGTTCGCGGCGAGCCTCGGCCTCGCCATCTGGCTGATCAACAGCGAGGTGTTCCCGACGGCGGTGCGCGGCAAGGCATCCAGCGTCGGCACCGTCACGCACTGGGGCTTGGACTTCGCCATCTCCATCTCGGTGCTCACCCTGATCAACGCGTTCACCGCGACCGGGCTGTTCTGGATCTACGGCGTGCTCGGGATCATCGGCCTCAGCTATCTGTACCGGAAGCTGCCGGAGACCAAGGGCCGCAGCCTGGAGGACATCGAAACGTCCCTGCGCGGGGGGAAGAACGCGTGA
- a CDS encoding ESX secretion-associated protein EspG, producing MRPGADAEPIVLSTVEFDVACESEGLTERRHIVLTVPSPGATHTERADIVAQAWSQLRARQLAEPGKDRLDEDFADLLVLLDRPQLAVDLRIWAPDRSIRALASANGNAGLVTIVDGDIVELAPVRGGSLPEAVVSVAGDGPAGGGRPVSVPHDVLMDAGARAGQDMRAFADELRGLGVEPDDAEMLSRMAEGMGMRGQFGVEHTPTRSAKPLRSDRVVGFHDTPDGRYLHSVRASGDGRQWSTVAPCDNRRLVDYVRELVDDTVDD from the coding sequence GTGCGTCCAGGAGCAGACGCCGAACCCATCGTGCTCTCGACGGTGGAGTTCGACGTGGCGTGCGAATCGGAAGGGCTCACCGAGCGCAGGCACATCGTGCTCACCGTGCCCAGTCCGGGCGCCACGCACACCGAGCGCGCCGACATCGTCGCGCAGGCGTGGTCGCAGCTGCGGGCGCGGCAACTCGCCGAACCCGGCAAGGACCGGCTCGACGAGGACTTCGCCGACCTGCTGGTGCTGCTGGACCGGCCGCAGCTCGCCGTCGACCTGCGGATCTGGGCGCCGGACCGCTCCATCCGGGCGCTCGCATCCGCCAACGGCAACGCCGGGCTCGTGACCATCGTGGACGGTGACATCGTCGAACTCGCGCCGGTGCGGGGCGGTTCGCTGCCCGAAGCCGTCGTCTCCGTCGCGGGCGACGGACCGGCGGGCGGCGGGCGGCCGGTGAGCGTGCCGCACGACGTGCTGATGGACGCCGGCGCGCGCGCCGGGCAGGACATGCGCGCGTTCGCCGACGAACTCCGCGGACTCGGCGTGGAACCCGACGACGCCGAGATGCTGTCCCGGATGGCCGAAGGCATGGGCATGCGCGGGCAGTTCGGCGTCGAGCACACCCCGACCCGCTCGGCGAAACCGCTGCGCTCCGACCGCGTCGTCGGCTTCCACGACACCCCGGACGGGCGCTACCTGCACTCCGTGCGCGCCAGCGGCGACGGCAGGCAGTGGAGCACCGTCGCCCCCTGCGACAACCGCCGCCTCGTCGACTACGTGCGGGAACTCGTCGACGATACCGTCGATGACTGA
- a CDS encoding PPE domain-containing protein has translation MEDLNPIRNLRFQGFDIPELLDWIGKIKDGRGTESMDQAATALQQCAQIVTELDDTLRTELGKLQIEWTGNAGAIAQEATAKQSAVMQQSQDPLATSATSVEAQGRGFESAKNTLPNQNEMQNNESENIFEKGAGVFGYTSDYDEEAKKIDGRKQVAQQALNSYRDTTVTQAESFQPMPEMQPAAVTAQAAAPGGGAGSGIGAFASPGGGAGGAAGYAGGVGGIGAIGGGTGGRAGGSGGGGDTPVSGGRSGSRQEPGRGTGGDPDTNPHDDPKQGGIGLGGVLGIGAGGAAVAGIGAVAASKLLGGKAGTPEGSVRGGSAGADKGKAGSLRGGSSGIGGGPGDTTAGRTASGSATSKPAPGSAMGPAATRGQGGSGEDSEHENKYYEEETPFDDNRLVAPPVFGADREPGDDDEPKKG, from the coding sequence GTGGAGGATTTGAATCCGATCCGGAACCTCCGGTTCCAGGGCTTCGACATCCCGGAGCTGCTGGACTGGATCGGCAAGATCAAGGACGGGCGCGGCACGGAGTCGATGGACCAGGCCGCGACCGCGCTGCAGCAGTGCGCGCAGATCGTCACTGAGCTCGACGACACCCTGCGCACCGAGCTCGGCAAGCTGCAGATCGAGTGGACCGGCAACGCCGGGGCCATCGCGCAGGAGGCCACCGCCAAGCAATCCGCGGTGATGCAGCAGTCGCAGGACCCGTTGGCGACCTCGGCGACCAGCGTGGAAGCGCAGGGGCGCGGGTTCGAGTCGGCGAAGAACACGCTGCCGAACCAGAACGAGATGCAGAACAACGAGTCCGAGAACATCTTCGAGAAGGGCGCCGGCGTCTTCGGCTACACCAGCGACTACGACGAAGAGGCCAAGAAGATCGACGGCCGCAAGCAGGTCGCGCAGCAGGCCCTCAACTCGTACCGGGACACCACGGTCACGCAGGCCGAGAGCTTCCAGCCCATGCCGGAGATGCAGCCCGCCGCCGTCACCGCGCAGGCCGCGGCGCCCGGTGGGGGCGCGGGTTCCGGGATCGGCGCGTTCGCCTCGCCCGGCGGCGGTGCGGGTGGCGCTGCCGGATACGCCGGTGGCGTCGGCGGGATCGGTGCCATCGGCGGCGGTACCGGCGGTCGTGCCGGTGGCTCCGGCGGAGGCGGCGACACCCCGGTCAGCGGTGGGCGCAGCGGCAGCAGGCAGGAGCCCGGTCGCGGGACCGGCGGCGACCCGGACACCAACCCGCACGACGACCCGAAGCAGGGCGGCATCGGGCTCGGCGGCGTCCTCGGCATCGGCGCGGGCGGCGCCGCCGTCGCGGGGATCGGCGCGGTCGCCGCGAGCAAGCTGCTCGGCGGCAAGGCCGGCACTCCCGAAGGCAGCGTGCGCGGTGGTTCCGCGGGCGCGGACAAGGGCAAGGCCGGGTCGTTGCGCGGCGGCTCCTCCGGAATCGGCGGCGGTCCGGGCGACACCACGGCCGGGCGCACCGCGAGCGGTTCCGCCACCAGCAAACCCGCTCCCGGCTCCGCGATGGGCCCCGCCGCCACCCGCGGGCAGGGCGGCTCCGGCGAGGACAGCGAGCACGAGAACAAGTACTACGAAGAGGAAACGCCGTTCGACGACAACCGCCTCGTGGCCCCGCCGGTGTTCGGCGCGGACCGCGAGCCCGGTGACGACGACGAACCGAAGAAGGGCTGA
- a CDS encoding DUF3558 domain-containing protein produces the protein MVGLLGTGCALNGGEGSDQPPSGSMSPAPQPAPQRPRELALAGKQSAELCTLLSPEQQAAVGVGRSSPLTGQDVGCGWLSLPGANPDVGVQVQALPMDLAQAVERSGDPFPETAATYTVQGFPAEQGQNGAGLEGMGCRVDVDVADGQTLEVFYTPTIAGSVPNQDMCAKAKQAAEFAVTNLQAQG, from the coding sequence ATGGTCGGGTTGCTCGGTACTGGATGTGCGTTGAACGGTGGCGAGGGATCGGATCAGCCGCCCTCGGGCTCGATGTCACCTGCGCCGCAGCCTGCTCCCCAACGGCCTCGGGAACTGGCGCTCGCCGGTAAGCAGAGCGCGGAGCTCTGCACGTTGCTGTCCCCCGAACAGCAAGCAGCCGTCGGTGTAGGCCGGTCCAGTCCGCTGACCGGGCAGGACGTCGGGTGCGGATGGTTGAGCCTTCCTGGCGCGAATCCTGATGTCGGCGTTCAGGTCCAGGCTTTGCCAATGGATCTCGCGCAAGCCGTCGAACGTTCCGGGGACCCGTTTCCCGAAACGGCAGCGACGTACACCGTGCAAGGTTTTCCGGCAGAGCAAGGTCAGAACGGTGCTGGGCTCGAGGGAATGGGGTGCCGAGTGGACGTCGACGTCGCCGACGGGCAGACCCTCGAGGTGTTCTACACGCCGACCATTGCGGGATCCGTCCCGAACCAGGACATGTGCGCGAAGGCCAAGCAGGCGGCGGAGTTCGCGGTGACCAACCTGCAGGCGCAGGGCTGA